In a single window of the Gossypium hirsutum isolate 1008001.06 chromosome A13, Gossypium_hirsutum_v2.1, whole genome shotgun sequence genome:
- the LOC107887432 gene encoding uncharacterized protein isoform X3: MVTSSPKVWYSCATGLANSLYYAAKTKVSLLRTSAIHIKSKGSADELNRGYFDDISELKQNGGKIALANKILIPGIAARKFPAVDVIYSDGRKSKLLIVFDASGVDASKLAVPEASLVCLSFRANSQAMVDSWSKPFYDAFSESKSLQLNEMAGLWFGKVRRVVIAILLHESSCGGNIGILAFFRYFWLAWCSLVFTLKACWLNKMNKFTVLRDLNFVAENLGVEFFKDIWTFETVLRMYEIREWKMDHSKVNDGLLCNHVPKQHTCYSRILKSHPSSDCNFRQSGMKEIWIASMCLQNIGRWKSFWIYYSAHLHCKFTALVEHEEGGQVTKFLALDKCLPGLKFLQIVDIESDPGPYEVQYDEEWLAIT, encoded by the exons ATGGTTACGTCATCACCCAAAGTATGGTACTCTTGCGCCACTGGACTTGCTAATTCTTTGTATTATGCTGCT AAAACGAAGGTTTCTCTTTTGAGGACGTCGGCCATTCATATCAAATCCAAG gGCAGTGCTGATGAATTGAATAGaggatattttgatgatatatctGAGCTAAAACAAAACGGTGGTAAG ATTGCACTGGCAAATAAGATTCTAATTCCCGGAATTGCAGCAAGGAAGTTTCCTGCCGTGGATGTTATATATTCTGATGGTAGAAAATCAAAGCTGCTGATTGTTTTTGATGCAAGTGGCGTTGATGCTAGCAAGTTGGCTGTCCCTGAAGCATCTTTAGTCTGTCTATCATTTAGAGCAAACTCTCAG GCTATGGTCGATTCTTGGAGCAAGCCTTTTTATGACGCCTTTAGTGAGTCCAAGAGCCTGCAGCTAAATGAG ATGGCAGGGCTTTGGTTTGGCAAAGTAAGAAGAGTTGTCATCGCTATTTTATTGCACGAAAGTTCTTGCGGAGGAAATATAGGTATCCTGGCATTTTTTAG ATACTTTTGGCTTGCCTGGTGTAGCTTAGTTTTTACACTAAAAGCCTGTTGGCTCAACAAGATGAACAAGTTCACAGTTTTGAGAGACCTCAATTTTGTTGCAGAAAACCTTGGTGTTGAGTTTTTCAAAG ATATATGGACCTTTGAAACGGTGCTCCGCATGTATGAAATCCGTGAATGGAAAATGGATCACTCGAAGGTCAATGATGGg cttttgtgTAACCACGTGCCAAAACAACACACTTGCTACAGCAGGATATTGAAATCCCACCCTTCATCGGATTGTAATTTCAG GCAGTCAGGAATGAAAGAGATATGGATAGCCTCAATGTGCCTCCAAAATATAGGGAGATGGAAGTCATTCTGGATATACTATTCAG CTCACTTGCACTGTAAATTCACTGCTCTTGTTGAACATGAAGAGGGTGGTCAAGTGACAAAATTTCTTGCACTCGATAAATGCCTTCCAGGGCTCAAGTTCTTGCAG ATTGTTGATATTGAATCTGATCCAGGACCTTATGAGGTTCAATATGATGAAGAATGGCTGGCAATAACATGA
- the LOC107887432 gene encoding uncharacterized protein isoform X4 has protein sequence MVTSSPKVWYSCATGLANSLYYAAKTKVSLLRTSAIHIKSKGSADELNRGYFDDISELKQNGGKIALANKILIPGIAARKFPAVDVIYSDGRKSKLLIVFDASGVDASKLAVPEASLVCLSFRANSQAMVDSWSKPFYDAFSESKSLQLNEMAGLWFGKVRRVVIAILLHESSCGGNIGILAFFRYFWLAWCSLVFTLKACWLNKMNKFTVLRDLNFVAENLGVEFFKDIWTFETVLRMYEIREWKMDHSKLLCNHVPKQHTCYSRILKSHPSSDCNFRQSGMKEIWIASMCLQNIGRWKSFWIYYSAHLHCKFTALVEHEEGGQVTKFLALDKCLPGLKFLQIVDIESDPGPYEVQYDEEWLAIT, from the exons ATGGTTACGTCATCACCCAAAGTATGGTACTCTTGCGCCACTGGACTTGCTAATTCTTTGTATTATGCTGCT AAAACGAAGGTTTCTCTTTTGAGGACGTCGGCCATTCATATCAAATCCAAG gGCAGTGCTGATGAATTGAATAGaggatattttgatgatatatctGAGCTAAAACAAAACGGTGGTAAG ATTGCACTGGCAAATAAGATTCTAATTCCCGGAATTGCAGCAAGGAAGTTTCCTGCCGTGGATGTTATATATTCTGATGGTAGAAAATCAAAGCTGCTGATTGTTTTTGATGCAAGTGGCGTTGATGCTAGCAAGTTGGCTGTCCCTGAAGCATCTTTAGTCTGTCTATCATTTAGAGCAAACTCTCAG GCTATGGTCGATTCTTGGAGCAAGCCTTTTTATGACGCCTTTAGTGAGTCCAAGAGCCTGCAGCTAAATGAG ATGGCAGGGCTTTGGTTTGGCAAAGTAAGAAGAGTTGTCATCGCTATTTTATTGCACGAAAGTTCTTGCGGAGGAAATATAGGTATCCTGGCATTTTTTAG ATACTTTTGGCTTGCCTGGTGTAGCTTAGTTTTTACACTAAAAGCCTGTTGGCTCAACAAGATGAACAAGTTCACAGTTTTGAGAGACCTCAATTTTGTTGCAGAAAACCTTGGTGTTGAGTTTTTCAAAG ATATATGGACCTTTGAAACGGTGCTCCGCATGTATGAAATCCGTGAATGGAAAATGGATCACTCGAAG cttttgtgTAACCACGTGCCAAAACAACACACTTGCTACAGCAGGATATTGAAATCCCACCCTTCATCGGATTGTAATTTCAG GCAGTCAGGAATGAAAGAGATATGGATAGCCTCAATGTGCCTCCAAAATATAGGGAGATGGAAGTCATTCTGGATATACTATTCAG CTCACTTGCACTGTAAATTCACTGCTCTTGTTGAACATGAAGAGGGTGGTCAAGTGACAAAATTTCTTGCACTCGATAAATGCCTTCCAGGGCTCAAGTTCTTGCAG ATTGTTGATATTGAATCTGATCCAGGACCTTATGAGGTTCAATATGATGAAGAATGGCTGGCAATAACATGA
- the LOC107887432 gene encoding uncharacterized protein isoform X5 → MVTSSPKVWYSCATGLANSLYYAAKTKVSLLRTSAIHIKSKGSADELNRGYFDDISELKQNGGKIALANKILIPGIAARKFPAVDVIYSDGRKSKLLIVFDASGVDASKLAVPEASLVCLSFRANSQAMVDSWSKPFYDAFSESKSLQLNEMAGLWFGKVRRVVIAILLHESSCGGNIGILAFFRYFWLAWCSLVFTLKACWLNKMNKFTVLRDLNFVAENLGVEFFKDIWTFETVLRMYEIREWKMDHSKVNDGLLCNHVPKQHTCYSRILKSHPSSDCNFRQSGMKEIWIASMCLQNIGRWKSFWIYYSAHLHCKFTALVEHEEGGQVTKFLALDKCLPGLKFLQDLMRFNMMKNGWQ, encoded by the exons ATGGTTACGTCATCACCCAAAGTATGGTACTCTTGCGCCACTGGACTTGCTAATTCTTTGTATTATGCTGCT AAAACGAAGGTTTCTCTTTTGAGGACGTCGGCCATTCATATCAAATCCAAG gGCAGTGCTGATGAATTGAATAGaggatattttgatgatatatctGAGCTAAAACAAAACGGTGGTAAG ATTGCACTGGCAAATAAGATTCTAATTCCCGGAATTGCAGCAAGGAAGTTTCCTGCCGTGGATGTTATATATTCTGATGGTAGAAAATCAAAGCTGCTGATTGTTTTTGATGCAAGTGGCGTTGATGCTAGCAAGTTGGCTGTCCCTGAAGCATCTTTAGTCTGTCTATCATTTAGAGCAAACTCTCAG GCTATGGTCGATTCTTGGAGCAAGCCTTTTTATGACGCCTTTAGTGAGTCCAAGAGCCTGCAGCTAAATGAG ATGGCAGGGCTTTGGTTTGGCAAAGTAAGAAGAGTTGTCATCGCTATTTTATTGCACGAAAGTTCTTGCGGAGGAAATATAGGTATCCTGGCATTTTTTAG ATACTTTTGGCTTGCCTGGTGTAGCTTAGTTTTTACACTAAAAGCCTGTTGGCTCAACAAGATGAACAAGTTCACAGTTTTGAGAGACCTCAATTTTGTTGCAGAAAACCTTGGTGTTGAGTTTTTCAAAG ATATATGGACCTTTGAAACGGTGCTCCGCATGTATGAAATCCGTGAATGGAAAATGGATCACTCGAAGGTCAATGATGGg cttttgtgTAACCACGTGCCAAAACAACACACTTGCTACAGCAGGATATTGAAATCCCACCCTTCATCGGATTGTAATTTCAG GCAGTCAGGAATGAAAGAGATATGGATAGCCTCAATGTGCCTCCAAAATATAGGGAGATGGAAGTCATTCTGGATATACTATTCAG CTCACTTGCACTGTAAATTCACTGCTCTTGTTGAACATGAAGAGGGTGGTCAAGTGACAAAATTTCTTGCACTCGATAAATGCCTTCCAGGGCTCAAGTTCTTGCAG GACCTTATGAGGTTCAATATGATGAAGAATGGCTGGCAATAA
- the LOC107887432 gene encoding uncharacterized protein isoform X6, protein MVTSSPKVWYSCATGLANSLYYAAKTKVSLLRTSAIHIKSKGSADELNRGYFDDISELKQNGGKIALANKILIPGIAARKFPAVDVIYSDGRKSKLLIVFDASGVDASKLAVPEASLVCLSFRANSQAMVDSWSKPFYDAFSESKSLQLNEMAGLWFGKVRRVVIAILLHESSCGGNIGILAFFRYFWLAWCSLVFTLKACWLNKMNKFTVLRDLNFVAENLGVEFFKDIWTFETVLRMYEIREWKMDHSKLLCNHVPKQHTCYSRILKSHPSSDCNFRQSGMKEIWIASMCLQNIGRWKSFWIYYSAHLHCKFTALVEHEEGGQVTKFLALDKCLPGLKFLQDLMRFNMMKNGWQ, encoded by the exons ATGGTTACGTCATCACCCAAAGTATGGTACTCTTGCGCCACTGGACTTGCTAATTCTTTGTATTATGCTGCT AAAACGAAGGTTTCTCTTTTGAGGACGTCGGCCATTCATATCAAATCCAAG gGCAGTGCTGATGAATTGAATAGaggatattttgatgatatatctGAGCTAAAACAAAACGGTGGTAAG ATTGCACTGGCAAATAAGATTCTAATTCCCGGAATTGCAGCAAGGAAGTTTCCTGCCGTGGATGTTATATATTCTGATGGTAGAAAATCAAAGCTGCTGATTGTTTTTGATGCAAGTGGCGTTGATGCTAGCAAGTTGGCTGTCCCTGAAGCATCTTTAGTCTGTCTATCATTTAGAGCAAACTCTCAG GCTATGGTCGATTCTTGGAGCAAGCCTTTTTATGACGCCTTTAGTGAGTCCAAGAGCCTGCAGCTAAATGAG ATGGCAGGGCTTTGGTTTGGCAAAGTAAGAAGAGTTGTCATCGCTATTTTATTGCACGAAAGTTCTTGCGGAGGAAATATAGGTATCCTGGCATTTTTTAG ATACTTTTGGCTTGCCTGGTGTAGCTTAGTTTTTACACTAAAAGCCTGTTGGCTCAACAAGATGAACAAGTTCACAGTTTTGAGAGACCTCAATTTTGTTGCAGAAAACCTTGGTGTTGAGTTTTTCAAAG ATATATGGACCTTTGAAACGGTGCTCCGCATGTATGAAATCCGTGAATGGAAAATGGATCACTCGAAG cttttgtgTAACCACGTGCCAAAACAACACACTTGCTACAGCAGGATATTGAAATCCCACCCTTCATCGGATTGTAATTTCAG GCAGTCAGGAATGAAAGAGATATGGATAGCCTCAATGTGCCTCCAAAATATAGGGAGATGGAAGTCATTCTGGATATACTATTCAG CTCACTTGCACTGTAAATTCACTGCTCTTGTTGAACATGAAGAGGGTGGTCAAGTGACAAAATTTCTTGCACTCGATAAATGCCTTCCAGGGCTCAAGTTCTTGCAG GACCTTATGAGGTTCAATATGATGAAGAATGGCTGGCAATAA
- the LOC121212742 gene encoding peroxisome biogenesis protein 5, with the protein MILRVFRGPDHWANEFGAERLQQESVDDQWVNEFSKVHVDDWAEEFGRQVGEGALGDSSSDNWANSYDEGVYVFSDMNPYVGHQNPLKEGQELFRKGLLSEAVLALEAEVMKNPENAEGWRLLGITHAENDDDQQVFRRPDHWANEFGAVRLQQESVDDQWVPQRSDASRGVYIFSDMNPYVGHQNPLKEGQELFRKGLLREAVLALEAEVMKNPENAEGWRLLGITHAENDDDQQAIAAMMRAQEADPTNLEVLLALGVSHTNG; encoded by the exons ATGATTCTGCGT GTTTTCCGTGGACCTGACCATTGGGCCAATGAATTTGGTGCTGAAAGATTGCAACAAGAGTCTGTCGATGATCAATGGGTCAATGAATTCTCAAAGGTGCATGTTGATGACTGGGCAGAAGAATTTGGTCGTCAAGTTGGTGAGGGGGCTTTGGGAGATAGTTCGTCTGATAACTGGGCAAATTCATATGATGA GGGTGTCTATGTATTTTCTGATATGAATCCATATGTTGGTCATCAAAATCCTTTAAAAGAAGGTCAAGAGCTATTCAGGAAAGGACTTTTGAGTGAAGCAGTGCTTGCCCTAGAGGCTGAAGTTATGAAAAATCCTGAGAATGCTGAAGGTTGGAGATTGCTAGGAATAACCCATGCTGAAAATGATGATGACCAGCAG GTTTTCCGTCGACCTGACCATTGGGCCAATGAATTTGGTGCTGTAAGATTGCAACAAGAGTCTGTCGATGATCAATGG GTTCCTCAGCGGTCGGACGCTTCAAGGGGTGTCTATATATTTTCTGATATGAATCCATATGTTGGTCATCAAAATCCTTTAAAAGAAGGTCAAGAGCTATTCAGGAAAGGACTTTTGAGAGAAGCAGTGCTTGCACTAGAGGCTGAAGTTATGAAAAATCCTGAGAATGCTGAAGGTTGGAGATTGCTAGGAATAACCCATGCTGAAAATGATGATGACCAGCAG GCTATTGCAGCAATGATGCGTGCTCAGGAGGCCGATCCTACCAATCTGGAAGTACTTCTTGCTCTTGGTGTGAGTCATACAAATGGCTAG
- the LOC107950350 gene encoding uncharacterized protein isoform X1: protein MNNLDFNLFSPDISPAIKLHHFIPSSFVEFLLRSTTGSFGRGEESRNMATTSKNMNVFYRQKKNSSASTGKKSTKSPSPKHAATFGSDITQPPALVSHGGSLDLKDDFDEQEQVLRQFDMNMANGPCVGITRLDRWERAQRMGLNPPKEIESLLRDLTKSSTRKSHLPWCMKMIRFCYSGWWFFDFLQPDQWAEEFATV, encoded by the exons ATGAATAACCTCgatttcaatctcttttctccTGATATATCTCCGGCAATAAAACTACACCATTTTATTCCATCTTCGTTTGTTGAGTTTTTGCTCAGATCGACTACCGG AAGCTTTGGGAGAGGAGAAGAATCGAGAAACATGGCAACAACATCGAAGAACATGAATGTTTTCTACAGGCAGAAGAAGAACAGCTCTGCCTCCACCGGAAAAAAATCAACTAAAAGCCCATCTCCCAAACACGCCGCTACTTTCGGTTCCGATATCACCCAACCCCCCGCTCTTGTTTCTCATGGCGGTTCACTCGATCTCAAAG ATGATTTTGATGAACAAGAGCAAGTGTTAAGGCAATTTGATATGAACATGGCAAACGGGCCGTGTGTGGGGATAACGCGACTGGATCGGTGGGAAAGAGCTCAAAGAATGGGGCTAAACCCTCCTAAAGAGATTGAAAGCCTTTTGAGAG atttgacAAAATCATCAACAAGGAAATCCCACCTACCGTGGTGTATGAAGATGATAAG ATTCTGCTACTCAGGTTGGTGGTTCTTTGATTTTCTTCAACCTGATCAATGGGCTGAGGAGTTTGCTACTGTATGA
- the LOC107950350 gene encoding uncharacterized protein isoform X2: MNNLDFNLFSPDISPAIKLHHFIPSSFVEFLLRSTTGSFGRGEESRNMATTSKNMNVFYRQKKNSSASTGKKSTKSPSPKHAATFGSDITQPPALVSHGGSLDLKDDFDEQEQVLRQFDMNMANGPCVGITRLDRWERAQRMGLNPPKEIESLLRGGKVKLESLFDGRV; encoded by the exons ATGAATAACCTCgatttcaatctcttttctccTGATATATCTCCGGCAATAAAACTACACCATTTTATTCCATCTTCGTTTGTTGAGTTTTTGCTCAGATCGACTACCGG AAGCTTTGGGAGAGGAGAAGAATCGAGAAACATGGCAACAACATCGAAGAACATGAATGTTTTCTACAGGCAGAAGAAGAACAGCTCTGCCTCCACCGGAAAAAAATCAACTAAAAGCCCATCTCCCAAACACGCCGCTACTTTCGGTTCCGATATCACCCAACCCCCCGCTCTTGTTTCTCATGGCGGTTCACTCGATCTCAAAG ATGATTTTGATGAACAAGAGCAAGTGTTAAGGCAATTTGATATGAACATGGCAAACGGGCCGTGTGTGGGGATAACGCGACTGGATCGGTGGGAAAGAGCTCAAAGAATGGGGCTAAACCCTCCTAAAGAGATTGAAAGCCTTTTGAGAGGTGGGAAAGTGAAGTTAGAAAGTTTATTTGATGGTCGTGTTTAG
- the LOC107950350 gene encoding uncharacterized protein isoform X3 — translation MATTSKNMNVFYRQKKNSSASTGKKSTKSPSPKHAATFGSDITQPPALVSHGGSLDLKDDFDEQEQVLRQFDMNMANGPCVGITRLDRWERAQRMGLNPPKEIESLLRGGKVKLESLFDGRV, via the exons ATGGCAACAACATCGAAGAACATGAATGTTTTCTACAGGCAGAAGAAGAACAGCTCTGCCTCCACCGGAAAAAAATCAACTAAAAGCCCATCTCCCAAACACGCCGCTACTTTCGGTTCCGATATCACCCAACCCCCCGCTCTTGTTTCTCATGGCGGTTCACTCGATCTCAAAG ATGATTTTGATGAACAAGAGCAAGTGTTAAGGCAATTTGATATGAACATGGCAAACGGGCCGTGTGTGGGGATAACGCGACTGGATCGGTGGGAAAGAGCTCAAAGAATGGGGCTAAACCCTCCTAAAGAGATTGAAAGCCTTTTGAGAGGTGGGAAAGTGAAGTTAGAAAGTTTATTTGATGGTCGTGTTTAG
- the LOC107950344 gene encoding phosphatidylinositol 4-kinase gamma 1 produces MSFFTMAVAVDQHHGFKPFNRSQRCRLQSFTQLEYNILEVGHKDLAHSLKQVFEVANFHRSFSTPCLSFATNVEQEYDTHPRIQIIGGPRLPRINALVIEVAMAIASGVVPMPVSNGLGGTYFLRNRRGETIAVTKPIDEEPLAFNNPKVSGGSMLGQPGINRSIRVGETGIRELAAYLLDHGGFAGVPATALVKISHVAFHVNEATAISASPYKIASLQNFISHDFDAGNLGPSCFSVASVHKIGIFDLRILNLDRHAGNILVKKRGQHENFAVEAAELVPIDHGLCLPECLDDPYFEWLHWPQALVPFSESETEYILNLDPNKDAEILRTELPLLRESSIRVLILCTIFLKQAVSAGLCLADIGAMMTRELRGDEEKMSMLETLCVKAKESISEVEDGMDRYEVDDTGIFLVDNDIEGTSNEIAAYIPKLFQNSLNLAKPPRPSKLSSVRSTPYASLPPLYKDTEVHIENDAKSNGKAAVGTVQGMSFSVQNRSGGGGVDLGDMKESKWEMFLESFVKLLPQAFDGSSKLKLRASCNF; encoded by the coding sequence ATGAGTTTCTTTACAATGGCGGTAGCCGTTGATCAACATCATGGATTCAAACCGTTCAACCGATCTCAAAGATGCAGACTCCAATCCTTCACACAACTTGAGTACAACATTCTTGAAGTTGGCCACAAAGACCTTGCTCACTCTTTGAAACAAGTATTTGAAGTTGCAAATTTCCATCGTAGCTTCTCCACCCCTTGCCTTTCCTTTGCCACTAATGTGGAGCAAGAGTATGACACCCATCCTAGGATTCAGATTATTGGTGGCCCAAGACTGCCAAGAATCAATGCTCTTGTCATTGAGGTGGCCATGGCCATCGCCTCTGGGGTAGTACCAATGCCGGTGTCAAATGGACTTGGTGGTACCTACTTCTTACGTAACCGCAGAGGTGAAACTATAGCTGTAACAAAGCCCATTGACGAGGAACCTTTAGCTTTCAATAACCCAAAAGTTAGTGGGGGATCCATGCTGGGACAACCTGGAATAAATCGTTCAATACGCGTAGGTGAAACCGGCATCCGTGAGTTGGCTGCTTATCTCCTCGATCATGGTGGCTTTGCCGGTGTTCCAGCAACAGCTCTTGTAAAAATCTCCCATGTTGCCTTCCATGTCAATGAAGCAACTGCTATCTCTGCCTCACCTTATAAGATTGCCTCCCTACAAAATTTCATCTCTCATGACTTTGATGCAGGGAACTTAGGGCCGTCTTGTTTCTCCGTAGCTTCAGTCCATAAAATAGGGATATTCGACCTGAGAATCCTGAATCTAGACCGGCATGCAGGCAATATTCTGGTCAAGAAAAGAGGTCAACATGAAAATTTTGCTGTCGAGGCAGCTGAGCTCGTGCCTATAGATCATGGTCTTTGCCTACCAGAGTGCCTGGATGATCCCTACTTTGAATGGTTGCATTGGCCTCAAGCCTTAGTTCCTTTTTCGGAGTCAGAAACTGAGTATATTCTGAATCTTGATCCAAATAAAGATGCGGAGATTTTGCGGACAGAGCTTCCATTGTTAAGGGAGTCCTCGATACGAGTCCTGATCCTTTGCACCATTTTCTTGAAGCAAGCTGTTAGTGCTGGCCTTTGTCTAGCTGATATAGGCGCAATGATGACTCGGGAGCTTCGGGGTGATGAAGAAAAAATGAGTATGCTAGAGACTCTCTGCGTAAAAGCCAAGGAAAGTATTTCGGAAGTTGAAGATGGTATGGATAGGTACGAGGTTGATGACACTGGAATTTTTCTAGTCGACAATGATATTGAAGGTACCTCTAATGAGATTGCTGCATATATTCCGAAGCTTTTTCAGAACTCTTTGAATTTGGCTAAGCCACCGAGACCTTCAAAACTTTCGTCTGTAAGATCGACGCCATATGCTTCATTACCTCCTCTGTACAAGGATACCGAAGTTCATATAGAAAACGATGCAAAAAGTAATGGTAAAGCAGCAGTTGGGACCGTGCAAGGCATGAGTTTCTCAGTGCAAAATAGAAGTGGAGGAGGAGGTGTAGATTTGGGGGATATGAAAGAATCTAAATGGGAAATGTTCTTGGAGAGTTTTGTGAAGCTCTTGCCTCAAGCATTTGATGGCTCCAGCAAACTCAAGTtgagagcttcttgcaatttctaa